In Thermosynechococcus sichuanensis E542, a single genomic region encodes these proteins:
- a CDS encoding septal ring lytic transglycosylase RlpA family protein: MKKTLYVGLTTTTLAVLGMLSSSRATTTTPAPDSVSAPASPVVATKVGERQSTTPTTTRAIASLHRHQQQGREAVTVYLRGIPVLTFLGQRVAAPEGVKVAAANGSGIPEQTTLSEAAQQATILTARLNQLHEQGFDANLIRVRWDAQQQNYRIYADKEPLLTLNNQVTLPNGAQRNDENALRIANLIRRQLGNAPALTSVEGSPNTVVAMGPIRMQLTGLASWYGPGFHGARTANGERFDQNALTAAHRTLPFGTRVRVTNLQNGRSVVVRINDRGPFTGGREIDLSRGAAAAIGLIGAGVGPVRIDVLD, translated from the coding sequence ATGAAAAAAACGCTTTATGTGGGTCTGACAACAACCACCTTGGCTGTGTTGGGAATGCTTTCCAGTAGCCGTGCAACCACGACCACACCAGCCCCAGACTCTGTTTCAGCCCCAGCCTCGCCGGTCGTTGCTACCAAAGTTGGCGAACGCCAATCCACTACCCCGACAACAACGCGGGCGATCGCCAGTCTCCATCGTCACCAACAGCAAGGCCGCGAAGCCGTAACCGTCTATTTGCGGGGGATTCCCGTACTCACCTTCTTGGGTCAACGGGTAGCCGCTCCAGAGGGAGTCAAAGTAGCTGCCGCCAATGGCAGCGGGATCCCAGAACAAACCACCCTCTCAGAGGCAGCCCAACAGGCAACCATTCTCACCGCTCGCCTCAATCAGCTTCACGAACAAGGTTTTGATGCCAACTTGATCCGTGTCCGTTGGGATGCCCAGCAACAGAACTATCGCATCTACGCCGACAAAGAACCTCTCCTGACCCTGAACAATCAAGTCACACTTCCCAATGGTGCCCAACGCAACGATGAAAACGCCCTGCGCATTGCCAACCTGATTCGCCGCCAACTGGGGAATGCGCCGGCTCTCACCAGCGTAGAGGGCAGCCCAAATACCGTTGTGGCCATGGGACCGATTCGCATGCAGTTGACTGGTCTTGCCTCGTGGTATGGTCCCGGCTTCCATGGTGCTCGCACTGCCAATGGTGAGCGATTTGATCAAAATGCGCTGACGGCTGCCCACCGCACACTGCCCTTTGGCACACGGGTACGGGTAACCAATCTGCAAAATGGCCGCTCAGTGGTGGTGCGGATTAACGATCGCGGGCCTTTTACGGGAGGACGGGAAATTG